The stretch of DNA ggcgagttgacaaaCTTTATTTCAGAGGGATTTTTATCCTTTTCATAAATGGAGCAAGTTATACAACctattttcaattctttttcaTAAGTGGAGCAATTTTTCAgaaagtgtgtgtgtgtgggggggggggggggggggggggggggttaggtGTGGGGCGATTTcccagtggggcgatttgtcatggattcgTACAAGGACAAACCTGAAGTTATCTTATACATGCATTAGGTTATATAAAATTCGGAACAGTAGTTACTATGATATCAATCATTACATATTATATCCACATCTGATATGAataatgccatgtaataatctgatagtatAGGCTTTTGAAAAGAAAGTGCATGTTGGATATTTTATTGGGCTCCTTCAACCTCTTCAATcttgtctgagcagaaagttgatgaaccaggggtatgtcaaagaacgtctcgtccgtttttctaaaaaaaatcatcggaaggtaccaaaaccttgttgataaatattccgtatcaacttcataaatgatacatgatggtcttgatgtctagattctgcgtactgacgttgtttataatcttaactacgtgttatattgttctttcatttgtctttgttcaattattaatattacttttactgtttggtctgttttatgtgatatccattagACGTGGCTCggaacttatacatcccgtcaatgtgtttgtattatctttcatttttgctggtgtgttttgtatatatgcgactttttgtgtttccttgtttcttataacgtgactctgtacttttaaagatcccgtcattatgttattgttcaatTATATGTCATAATGTTATTGTTcaattatatgtcattatgtaattgttctattataaatttgataatactttgaacgacaaacgacaaaactATTTCACACGCGTAGTAGTATTAACCATatatggattcttaaaaattctaaagaactgcTGGATAATTTTTAATCTTGGTCTGTTTCTGAGATTAATTCTAACATAACTTTTGAGTTTATTACCCTGCATACCACCATTCTTCgtgtgaaattataattgttttgaatagaCATTGAACGACATTTTTTGTGACGTTTGCATTTTCTGACGCCCAACACGCGAAACAATGAATgcgttttttaatttgatagatgctttttgtgttttttgtatatgtttgtttgtcttgagattgtaacacagtgatgactgctgtaaccatattttgactattttaccgattatgtctgttttgttcacgcatcggtgtaaaaataacggaatttgatgcgactgtcattaaagtgagaggtttatcactataaaaccaggttcaatacaccattttctacatttgaaaatgcatgtaccaagtcaggaatatgacagttgatgtccattcgtttgatgtgttttatcctttgattttgcgatttgattagggactttccgtttcgattttcctcggagttcagtatttttgtgattttacttttttttatcacgAGATGTTGACTGCGTCAAGATTACTTTTGCacgatgataaaaaaaaaacaactaaaccCTGTTTACCAAATTCTTAAAGAAGAGGTATATAAGTGAACAGTAGCTCACATCCTATACCTCTTTCATGGCTATAGCAGCTTCCACCGCCTGtaccaaatgtatttttttacctAGAGAATACGATTTGCTATCTTAGAGCtgtcttctttattatttatCTTTGGCTACGTTTGATACATCATCCTTTTACTACTGATAATATCATCATATTGAATTGGCTCTCATTCGTGTCATTTCTTAACAAGGTTGTTATGTATTCTACCAAGGTTTCGTCAATGTTTTAACCGTTTGCTCATAGTACTTTTTCCGCTGACTATTTCGAATCTTGTGTTTTGCCTTGCACGGCATTGTTTTCATCTGACCGAGACTTTTGGCCAGAAGCTCTAGTCTCTTGTCTATGTCTAAATCATCATTTGCATCATCATACTCTTGAGTTATCGTATTCATTCTCATACAATTCATTTACTTTATTGTTGAAAGAATCAAGTTGAAcgtcttggtttttttttctgattatctTGTATGGATTTCAACATATACATTAATATGTTACTGTCAACACTAGAAATGCTTTTTTCTAGAGATTAGGGGTCCGAGCTACCAAACATAGCACCAGACGTTTTACTAGTACTAGACTTGACTTCTGCGTTGATGAAATCCTTTAGCCTTTGTTCATACAGGAAGAAATGTCCAACACTGAATCAATAAGACTGAGAACATCGTCCTCACGATATATTTTCTTTGAGAGACCTTCGTTCTCTTCCAAATCATTTTACCACTCTTTCTGCCATTTTGTTTGAGCTGCCGTTATAAGTAAAATAGCCCACTTCAGGCAGTTGTcgtaaaaaatgttaaaattaaaacgACAACGTAGGTATATATGATTTTGTAGTAAATTTGTCAACTTTGTCATCACTGTCTCATTTGACATAAAATGCTATGATTTTCACAGAACAATGGAGGTTTCCTTGGAAGATGATGACtctaaatttaatgaaacaatGAAGATACCAGCCACTAGGTCCGACGATTGTACCCCTCTCCCGGGAATAAACAAAGACATCTGCAAAAGATTGCCAGATGATTTCTCATACTGTAAGGATGTTAAGGACTACGACACATATCAAAATACTGTCACACACTGGTGGGATGCATCTCAATTGTATggagttaataaaaaaataatcaaacgaATACGCACAAAGAGAGACGGTAAGCTTATAATGACGGATGAAAATCGTCTGCCAATAGAACCATCAACGGGATTACCCATTACTGGTGAGTACTGTATTTAATCATTAAATATGGGAACGTCAGTCCAAACATTAAACATAGTCTTGTCATGTCCTGGTTTCGTAAAACAATGTTTGATTTgcctaaaattatatttttctaccTCCAGATTTAggaaaaatataaacagaaaattttaGGGTGGGACCAAAGATTggtcattaaaaattaaaaatgacaaaaacatttaggaattttctGATTATTATATTGTACAATATCTGAAACTATAAAAACCAATCCGATTTTACTTAAAAGATAGACTAATTTAATAGCtcagttttcaaaaaaaaaatatgtgttagcTTACTACATATTAAATTACATAAAGACATTTATAAAGGACCAGCAACaaaagaccctgaaatgacaaCTGTAACACAATTCAATTCGGTTGCCAAGTGGTCTAAGAAGTTCTACTACTGTAATCCATAGCCAGTCAACGCTGAGTTTATGAGTTCCAAacccgctcgtgcgggtgcactcgtcTCTAATCTTacttgactaggattgtcagttttcctatcgaaggtcggtggttttctctgggcactccggaTTCCTCCACccataaaaactgaccgccacgaaatagattaaaagtggcgttaaaagaCCAATCAACCAATGAATCAATCTCTTTTTTAAAAGATCTCCATTGCGAACAAGCAGAGAAGGCAATGGTATTACGGAACAACTAATGAAACTGAAATAGCTATCTCTACTATTTCTGATAGGAATaagtgtttttacaaaatatagaaaagtaCATTGACTACCGATAGCTAGTACCTCTCGTGAAAACTGTAGGCGCTTTTTACATAATACTAATAATGgggaaatttatattttgtttaattgtagGGCAAAATATAAATTGGTGGGTTGGACTTGGTGTGTTTCATATTCTATGGACTCGGGAACATAACTATATATGTGATATGTTGAAGGAGAGAAATCCAAAATGGAATGACAATAAATTATTCGATACAGCAAGACTAATTGTTGCAGCTGTTATTGCAAAAATTCATACATTAGAATGGACACCAGCTATTTTGCAAAACAAGCTTGTTATACTTGGTTTAGTCAGCAATTGGTATGGCGTGACTCTGTTGGAGTTTGCCAAAAACAATGAAACTTTAGCTGCGCAATTGGCAATACAGTTTCCACAATTAGCCAATGGAATTCCAGGAACTGTAGgtaagaatattttttcttttaaaggcAATCAAAATTTGACTACACCGTATCTTTGAAGTTTCATCATTAGTTGTGATCTGGTTTCTCGGgaactttttaaaatgttaaatattttacacaaaataaaacaaatgaccaGCTGCATTAATTCCACGTTTTGCATGTGGGTGCttctttttattgtaaaaaagtttttaaaatagatCTAAACTCAATTGACGGCAAAAATAGATGATTGTTTATCAGTCAAATATTATCTATCTCGAgtgataatattattttcaaatgacGGATAATTTGCATTGACAAGATTTATCATTATAAATCTATCATTCCACACCTgttacaatatatattcatgattGAATGGTTAGATTATAATGAAATTATGTTTTATGatttcttataaataaaaattcaGTTTATCGAATCATTTTTTCTGTACTATTCTTTTTGTACGCAGGGAAACCCAAGAATATCCGAGGAGTTCCATATTCTATAACACAAGACTTTATAGCTGCTTATCGTTTGCATCCACTAATGCCCGATAGTCTACAGATCCGAAACCACCAGACAGATGTTGTTGGTAAGCATTCGTATTCCCGCGTTAATACAATTTATGGATCAGAAGCTTAACTTGATTTATTAGATAAGGTTTCATGTtactcagtcttaagttttctatgtagtgttttgtgatTTTGTTTGACTTTCTTGTCCTGATGTTTAAATTTCCCCTTCAACCTATAAGTTTTGCATGTCTCCTTCATGCTTGGGATATTCCGCCTCTTTTTTTATCGAACgttgttaaatatataaataccAAACACGAATATGGAGAATTTATgcctaaatgacaaatgtaaaacaattataacgagaaaactaacggcctaatttattaacaaacaagaatgtgtccccagtacacggatgccccactcgcactataattttctatgttcagtggaccgtgagattggaataaaaactttaacttgGCAATAAActtagaaagaccatatcatagagaacatgtgtactatgtttcaagttgattagactacaacttcatcaaaaactacctagacccaaacgaacgaatggacggacggacggacggacgcacagaccagaaaacataatgtccctctactatcgtaggtggggcatgaaaaacgacaaccactgaaatacaggcttctGACAGGGACATgcgcatacatacagaatgtggcgggtaaacatgttagtgggatccttTTGTCTTTTGGTGTTGTCTCTTTTTAGCTCAAATGGcccaagggccaagtgagcttttatcatcccttggcgtccgtcgttgtcgttaacttttacaaaaatcttcccctctgaaactactaggctaaatttaactaaacttaaacacaatcatcattggggtatctagttcaaaaaatgtgtccgatgacccggccaaccaaccaagatggtcgccatggctaaaaatagaacataggggtaaaatgcaatcggaactactcggtccttctggttgcacgaagaaatgaCGTTATTAGACTGCATAGCGAGactggccgagtagttacgattggggtaaaatgtagattttggcctatatctctgaaaccaaaggaTGTAGAACAAATCGGACAGGGGGTTAAATTatctatcaggtcaagatctatctgtccagacatttttagaataattggacaacctgttgttgggttgctgcatcTTAtgtggtaattttatggaaattttgcagtttttggttattatcttgaatattattatagatggagataaactgtaaacagcaataatgttcagcaaagatagatttacaaataagtcacaggttcaaaatggtcaattgaccccttatgGTGTTATCGATCTTTATTGTaacttttttacaattttttttttaaattttggtaatctttcaaaaatcttctcctctgaaactactgagacaaatttaaccaaacttggtcacaatcattattaggttaTCTAGCTTTAAAAATATGTCAGATGAACCCACCTATCAACCAACATGTTCGACGTAGACATAAATGTTCATTAGGTTAAGATATATatttgtcctgaaattttcaaacgaATCAGACAAACTGTTGTTAGCTTACTGctcctgaattagtaattttaaagaaattgtgTTGTACATTGGATGTTGACCTAAGGTTATAGTTTGTGGTTTCGTGTCTTTCTAGTTTGCTGTTTCATAGacttatttttctgttttaaattttatcgTAATCGATTCTTTCATATATTAATAAACGGTTTGGGACTATCTTATTGTTTGTATTTATCTTGTTGAAAACAATGCCACATGTCCATATTTAATGAagatatatgttttaagaaaaaccTTGATTCAcgaaatgaaataaattattttaattatattcatTTGCTATTTCGCTTGGCCTATGATTTGATCTGACGTactggtccgagaacacaattaattcgtagtgcatttcttttagaacataaatgaaaattaaaaaaatcccagctgcgctttctcaatgaaatgtttacagtgtgttgtactacttttgggacaaattatatcaaaattatagaaaacttcatcgcctcaaactcaaaatatggacaattttgtgtttagggtgtcttgaaatcttttgacagcttccgaagtgctaatttttaacctttttcagctggaccgaatcactactttcctgtaaaattctggacccaaatttttttacagtgtaatttcacccccctacttacaatttgaggcattaaacatggagaaataaatttggaaggggtataaaaattattggcaagtaacccactgttaacactagggactatactCACTGAGAGACGTGATGAGATAATCATATAGTATTTATTCTTTTAAAGCTGAATTATGGCAATAATTATGatttgattattgtttttttttctcagaaaatgATTATGATATGATGAAAGCTGTTTTTGAAAAATCAGAGACAGTCTTCGAGGAAAACTCAATGGAAAATCTATTTTATTCGATGGGTAATGATCATCCAGGAGCCATGACGCTACATAATTATCCAAATTTTCTCCGAAATATAAAATTGCCAGCTTCAAGTCCACATGGATCAGGACATGTAGATCTAGCTACGATAGACATTCTTCGAGACCGAGAAAGAGGCGTACCAAGGTTAGCATTTAACCTAACATTTATGAGAATCTAATATCATacaataaactcttcatagataccaggattaaaattctTGAAGACAGACGCGTGTTaagtctacaaaagactgatcAGTAGCGTTCGAagaaaaaagatttaaacaaatGTCGAATAAAGTATGAAGTTCTAGAACATTTGAGACCCAAAACTCTAAAATGTTTTGCCTActacaatatataaaataaatgatatactGTTCTACAAACCTAAATAAAGCCAACGAGAAAACTCATTACATGGACCGAcaaaatttataactttataaaactttacataaaatattcttaaaatcaGCACAATTTCATATCTGCAAATATTTATTGGTATGGATGTATCGACGTGAAAATAGCATTATTTTGAAATCATATGTGTTTATACGATAACATATGCATTTGATTTTAATAGATACAATGAGTTCAGAAGGAATTTGCACCTGACACCTATAACGTCATTTGAAGATCTTACCACGAACGCTACCCATGTAGAAGAACTCCGAATGATGTATGACGATGATGTTGAACAAATTGACCTTCTCGTTGGGTCTTTGGCTGAATCATCACTTCCAGAGGGTTTCGGATTTAGCGATActtttttcagaatatttttggTGATGGCCCGAAGAAGACTTGAAGCTGATAGATTTTTCACGGATGATTACACTGCTGAATTTTACACCGAATGGGGTCTTGACTACGTGGAAAATACCTATATGAAAGATATCCTCATCAGGCATTATCCTTCACTAGATTCTCAATTACAACCGAACGTCACAAATGTCTTTATTCCATGGAAAAGCCAAACAACATTGGACGTTAACTTCCCTTATCCAGACTATTAGCCACACGAATCAAATGATGATCTtcattaatttatgttttgtattaaagatatttaataaataattgcaaataccttttctttaatttttaaccggatttttgtgacaaaaatgtcggttattgatttggggatgtacggcgggcgggcgggcgggcggcaatcaaatgttgtccgtgcattaactcatgaaccgttcaaccaaagcttttaaaattttaatatgttgttattgacaactaaatgaaggtcaagtttaacaaatggaagtttttaacgaccttgactggctatacagcccttgcacggtcggtatcAAGTTTAataacttttaccgttcaggagttatggttcttgaaagattgaaaaatggagtttccagtcgtgcacgtgtccatgcattttcgcatgaactgttctacctaagctttccaaatttttatatgttgttactgatgacaaaatggaggtcaagttcaataatggcgattttgacttttaccgttcaggagttatggttcttgaaaaattgaaaaatggagtttccagtcgtgtccgtgcatttacgcatgaactgttctacctaagcttcccaaatttttatatgttgttactgatgacaaaatagaggtcaagttcaataatgacgattttgacttttaccgttcaggagttatggttcttgaaagattgaaaaatggtgtttccagtcgtgtccgtgaattttctcatgaaccattcaaccaaagcttttgaaatttttatatgttgttactgatggcaaattagaggtcaagttcaataatgacgattttgacttttaccgttcaggagttatggttcttgaaagattgtgaaatggcgtttccattcacggtgttgcatttactcatgaaccattcaatctaagcttttcaaattttaagatgtggatactgatgacaaaatggaggtcaaatttgatattgacgattttcactttcaccattcatcagtaatggttcttgtgatattgccaggacacaaataaatattaataaatccggtttgctgtcgttgtgacagcctcttgttatgtaTTAATGCGATTATACTACTTTATCTTAAAGACTTGAGCATGCACGAGTcaatttaaattgtaattgaaaCTATTTCACATTCTTTTATTCTGTAATTCATACTGAAATTGCATTCTACTTGGATGTCACGACAAGATTTTCTGGAAGATTATAACCAAATGCTTTGGCTTTTCGTACTGTATATTACACAGTAAGAAACgcgtttttaaaagaaaaaaaggacaaATGACGGTGAAAGTAGTGTACCGATGCTCAATCCTAATAAAAGTTGTTAACCGATGCTCAATCCTCATAAAAATTGTTTACCGATGCTCAAACCTCATAGAAGTTGTTAAACGATGCTCAAACCTCAGAATAATAGTTTACCGATGCTCAATCCTCATAAAACTTGTTAACCGATGCCCAATCCTCATAAAAGTTGTTTACAGATGCTCAAACATCataacagtagtttaccgatgctCAAACCTCagaacagtagtttaccgatgctCAAACCTCaaaacagtagtttaccgatgctCAATTATCATAAAAGTTGTTTATCGATGCTCAAACATCATAGAAGT from Mytilus galloprovincialis chromosome 2, xbMytGall1.hap1.1, whole genome shotgun sequence encodes:
- the LOC143064883 gene encoding uncharacterized protein LOC143064883 — encoded protein: METYDYKHVYCFFLACLAVNHCTAQGPSVPSNWWQYPYPYDVVVLSGAQGQLQRENLIDSYTESPAKKRKCFDPKIGKVEKGNTKCPKSSNKARRVDGYCNDLDNPAAGGINYRLGRNVPLKVTYQDYCNLYKPNPRDISRKLLQRTEFIPATSINILVAGWIQFMIHDWFDSGTNDRSRTMEVSLEDDDSKFNETMKIPATRSDDCTPLPGINKDICKRLPDDFSYCKDVKDYDTYQNTVTHWWDASQLYGVNKKIIKRIRTKRDGKLIMTDENRLPIEPSTGLPITGQNINWWVGLGVFHILWTREHNYICDMLKERNPKWNDNKLFDTARLIVAAVIAKIHTLEWTPAILQNKLVILGLVSNWYGVTLLEFAKNNETLAAQLAIQFPQLANGIPGTVGKPKNIRGVPYSITQDFIAAYRLHPLMPDSLQIRNHQTDVVENDYDMMKAVFEKSETVFEENSMENLFYSMGNDHPGAMTLHNYPNFLRNIKLPASSPHGSGHVDLATIDILRDRERGVPRYNEFRRNLHLTPITSFEDLTTNATHVEELRMMYDDDVEQIDLLVGSLAESSLPEGFGFSDTFFRIFLVMARRRLEADRFFTDDYTAEFYTEWGLDYVENTYMKDILIRHYPSLDSQLQPNVTNVFIPWKSQTTLDVNFPYPDY